ATTAATAGGGATTGGAGAATCCAACGCTACAGGGTTTGGTATTACATAGATAGCATCGCATGTCACTCATCCACCCTCCAATAATAATCTCTCTCAATTAATCCATGATCATATCCTAAACAAAAGATAAGGCTCAAAGCTGCATCCCCTACCAAATTACCCCCCCTCTACTAAGCCGAGCCCCTGAATCGCCTAGTGAATAACTACTAAAATGGAAGCGAAAACCACAAAGgatgatcatcatcatcatccaagAATAAACAACAGCAATTCATGCAACAAGATCAAAAGACAAATTGCAAGCAATTGTTAAACAACAGGCATTCTCAAACCCCCTCCCTCCCTGTCTTCAAATCGCCGAGAATTTTGGGACCGGAACCGGGAAGTTTTCAATCTCGTCCATCCACGGGTTCTTCTCCTTGGCGGGATTCACCGTCCTCAGCGCCTTCCACACCGCGCTGTTACACTTGAAACCCGACCCGAATGCGATCTGCCAGATCCTGTCCCGCTTCCTGATCCTCCCTTTGGCTTCGGTGTACGCCAGCTCGTACCACAGAGAGCTACTGGAGGTGTTCCCGAATCGGTAGAGCGTCATCCTGGACGGCTCCATATGCCAGTCCGAGAGCTGCAGGTTCTTCTCCAATTCATCGAGCACGGCCCTCCCGCCGGCGTGAATGCAGAAGTGCTCGAAAGCCAGCTTGAAATCGGGAATGTAGGGCTTGATCTTCATCTTAAACACCTTCTTGGCGATCAACGTGGCCAAGAAGATCAGCTGCTCCGAGACGGGCAGCACGAGCGGGCCCAGCGTGGTGATGTTGGTCTTCAAGGCGTCGGCGGCGACCACCATGAGATCTTTGGAGAGAGAGACGCCGATCTTCCCGACGGAGTCCTCCTCCTGGGTCACGCAGCTGAAGCACTTATCGTCGGCGCCCTTGTGGGTTCGGACGGTGTGGACCAGCTCGTACTTGGAGCGGCGGCGGTCGGACCGCCTGTTGGAGAGGAGGATGGCGGCCCCGCCCATCCGGAAGAGGCAATTGGAGACGAGCATGGAGCGGCTGTTGCCGAAGTACCAATTGAGAGTGATGTTCTCCATGCTGATGACGAGAGCGTAGGAATTGGGGTGCACTCGGAGGAGATCCTTGGCGAGGTCGACGGAGATCAAGCCGGCGCTGCAGCCCATCCCGCCGAGGTTGTAGCTGACGACGTTGCCCCTGAGCTTGTAGTGGTTGATGACCATGGCGGAGAGCGAGGGGGTCGGGTTGAAGAGGCTGCAGTTGACGACCAAGACGCCGATGTCCTTGGGCCTGACG
This DNA window, taken from Ananas comosus cultivar F153 linkage group 5, ASM154086v1, whole genome shotgun sequence, encodes the following:
- the LOC109710034 gene encoding 3-ketoacyl-CoA synthase 11-like yields the protein MAEPNPPSTTAGGNGANANASSSRRLPDFQQSVRLKYVKLGYHYLISHGMYLLLSPLIGLVAVQLSTFSVEDLQELYRHLRFNLISVVLCSAALVFLSTLYFLTRPRPVYLVDFSCYKPDPARKCTRAIFMERSALTGSFTPDNLDFQRKILERSGLGESTYLPDAVLNVPPNPSMAEARKEAGAVMFGAVDELLAKTNVRPKDIGVLVVNCSLFNPTPSLSAMVINHYKLRGNVVSYNLGGMGCSAGLISVDLAKDLLRVHPNSYALVISMENITLNWYFGNSRSMLVSNCLFRMGGAAILLSNRRSDRRRSKYELVHTVRTHKGADDKCFSCVTQEEDSVGKIGVSLSKDLMVVAADALKTNITTLGPLVLPVSEQLIFLATLIAKKVFKMKIKPYIPDFKLAFEHFCIHAGGRAVLDELEKNLQLSDWHMEPSRMTLYRFGNTSSSSLWYELAYTEAKGRIRKRDRIWQIAFGSGFKCNSAVWKALRTVNPAKEKNPWMDEIENFPVPVPKFSAI